The Salvelinus fontinalis isolate EN_2023a unplaced genomic scaffold, ASM2944872v1 scaffold_0064, whole genome shotgun sequence DNA window gttttgtcttgccgtcacctactcaacatggcatcttattggctggtttgcgtagcttgcttacgagggaggatgtttcattagaatcgtcccagtgaacaagcaccaaaccagcggtaagttgttggttgcaaagcactgtacatcaaaagtgatttttatactcccaagtgatgatataagtgtacaatttatatacatttgtttgtaaatgttattcgaacatcacacataagatgcaatgttttttggagaatattggttgtgcattttggttgtaaagaattcccgccagtactagctagcaacttactgtgtctggtgggggggggttcatatattttgtacagtgcgtgagtgcagagttggatggtgagccgtgcattgcatgacgtgcaattttgtgctgttcctaccaggtacattgttaaagatattatattgtatattgtaattgTATTATTATGGTAACTACAtggcccagtgaacaagcaccaaaccagcgtgcgtgagtgcagagttggatggtgagccgtgcattgcatgacgtgcaattttgtgctgttcctaccaggtacattgttaaagaataaatctccatgactggtgctacaTGTTGGAATTCGTGTCGaggattgattgtacacaacgcaagaagagtacAGTTACAGTGGTGCCGTGACCGTTCTTCTGGATCGGATCATCCTTCGCTGGATTTCCATCTCAGAACTTCGCCGTGGTTGCCGTTGAAGAACCAGATAAGACGTTGCTGGTGCAGTATAGTGCGATATCGCATTTCGCCACAAGAGGGCGCCATCAACATTTTATTATCGAAATTGATGATTTCTCTGGCTGAGACACTTCACAGATAAACGATATAACTTTTGTGTTACTTGTTTATTTGCAATTCTAATGTATATCTGATATAAGTAGGGTGAGTTTTACCTGTGTACTAGATATAGGTTCGATTTTGACGTGACGTTAaagaaagaaatatatatatgcaTTTTTTTTGCTAGTTACATTTTTATTAGTGTGTTGATTTCCCATTGTTAaaatggaaggtgttgggagaggtagggGTTTCCTGTCATTTAATCTGTCACCATCTGTTGGTAGGGGTTCAGGCAAAATTCCAGTTGCTTCTACACCTATGCCTAAACTGGAGGGTTTTGGGAGTTTTGATGATAGTGTACCCATGGAAACGCCCAAGGATGTGTATGACAGAGTTTTGCCAAATACAGGGAGTGGGGAGGTCTCCATGGATTTCATAGCAGACATAGTACAGCAGATTGGTCATTCCATTGGGGAGAACATTGCCTCCTGTTTGGAGTCAAAGGCAATTGTTGGACATGTTGGGGACAATGTTATGGGGAATGCATGCAGCTCTAGGGGTTTGGATGTGTCCGGCCTGAACCTGGTATTGAAGTCTGATATCAGGGAACCGGTGTACTTTCGGGGGGATGGCTCTGAAAAGTGCACAGTGCATGAGTGGGAGGATATGGTCATGGTCTACATGCGTAAGAGGGATGTATCTGTGATGGACCAAGCTGTTGAGGTTATGGGTAGGCTTATGGGAAGGGCCCGCGATGTTGTTAAAGTGGGCATACGCAGCAATCCCTCCGTTGATTTATCTAAAGGCCCGAGTCCCATCTTTGACATACTGAAACAACATTTTAGTGACACTGCTTGTTCAAGCATGCCTCTCGCTGACTTTTATGCCACATTACCTCTGACTGATGAACAACCATTTGAATATTGGCTCAGACTGAACAGGGCTATGGAGGTTGCTGAAGATTGTCTAAAGAGACAGAAAAAAAGGGTTGAAGACCCATCTCGTGAGCTCACAGTCATGTTCATCAGACACTGCCCTAACGCTGAACTGTCCCTTATCTTTAAGTGCAAGCCATTACAGCAGTGGACTGCTGCAGATGTTCATGAGAGGCTGGATGaatacaggagggagcagaggtacTCTCACTTATCTAAGGTGACCCCAGCCATCACAACAATGAAGCAGGAAGTTGGTGCTGTCATGCCGATCACCATGCCTGCTGTGAGGCCCAACATGGAAGTACCCAATACGTTGCCTTACCCAGCCCAAACTATTCAGGGCTCAGCTGAGCCGATGGAACGTATCCTTGcaatgctggagcgtgtgctggaGCAGAGACCACAACAGTCTGTCCATAGGTTCCAGAAAGGGAATAGGAGCAAAGTGAAGTCTAATGGGCCATGTAACGTGTGCGGGGATGCTGGACATGATACTTACTTTCACTGCAGGGCCAATCACCTCTGCTTTCTTTGTCATGTAGCTGGCCACGCACGCTCTCAGTGCCCCAAGGCCGCAGCTCTGAGCACAGCTGGTGGAGTCCCTACAGTAACCACTGGTCAGCTCCCGGAAAACTAGTAGGCCTGCATGTAGAAGGGGAGAGTGTTGGGCCTTTTGTAGAGTCCCCATCGGTGAGAGCTGTTGATTTGGAGTCTGTATATAAAAGTGTTTGTGACGAAATGGAGACTGAGAAGAGTATCATAATGCAGAACACACAGAGGCTTTCCGCacatgatgatttattttatGCCAAGGTGTTAATAGGAGGAGAAGTGGAAGTGAGAGCTATGCTTGACAGTGGATCCATGGCTTGTACCTTGAGCTCTAGGGTCTTACTTGAACTGTTGCGTGCAGGAGTGTTGAAAAGTCCATCATTGAGTCCTACAGAGGTAGTCTTGGTTGGTTGTGGTGGGTTGAAGACGAGGCCTTTGGGAGTATGTgagctggagatggaggtgtacGGATGTAGAGTTGCCGTGCCTACACTGGTGGTTGAAGGCCAGAGTGATGACCTCATCTTGGGCAGCAATCTTCTAAAGCACTTGATTCGCCACCTGAAGACGGATGGAGATCTCTGGAAGAGGGTTTATACTCCTGTGTGTGACGGGGGTGAGGAGAGCAAGCTAATCAATATGATGGCTaatgtggagagatggagagacagtgaAGTACCTGACAAAGTTGGAACTGTGAGACTAAAAGGGGCGGTGACTCTAGAGCCTATGCAGGAGCACTTAGTCTGGGGCAGACTACGAAACACTCAGAATCTATCAGCGGGCAGTGCTGTTCTCATTGAGCCCAGCAGTTCAAGGTCAACACCAAGGTCAATACTGGTAGGGAGGACAGTAGCTCTATTGCGGGGGGATGGGTGGCTCCCTGTTAGAGTGATAAACCCTTCTCAGAAGACAGTGACTTTGAGACGAAACGCCACTCTAGCCGATGTCTTTCCTTGCATGGCTCTAGAGGACTTTGACTGTTCGTGTGTGAATGATGATTCATCAGCAGCTTTGCAGCAGCAAGTGCAGAGAACGGCTGATATACTCACTGACTGCCAAGATGACTTGACACTGACTGATGACGGTTCCAGCCAACTTCACGATACTGACGGACCTGACAGTTCAAGCGAACCTGAGGTCTTACGTGACTTAGGTTTGACTGATATTGATGTCAACTCCTGTCAAGCGTCTCCTGCTGGTAAGAAGAAACTCATCCTGCTCATAGCTGAGTACCAGTCTATTTTTTCCAGGCACAAGTTGGATTGTGGAAAAGCTTCCGGATGTCTTCACCGCATTCAACTGAGTGATGAGAAACCCTTTCGGATGCCCTACCGACGCCTTTCACCAAATCATTATGAGAAACTCAAACAAGCATTGAATGAGATGGAAGAACGTGAAATCATAAGGAAGTCTAGTAGTGAGTTCGCCTCTCCCCTTGTCCTTGTATGGAAGAAGTCTGGAGACCTGAGACTCTGTACTGATTTTCGTTTGCTCAATGCTCGCACCATCAAAGACGCCCACCCACTCCCTCACCAGGCTGACGCACTGGCTGCTTTAGGTGGAAATGCCTTTTTCTCGACAATGGACCTTACCTCTGGCTACTACAATGTGGAAGTGCATGAGGATGACCGAAGATTCACAGCTTTTACGTCGCCATTTGGATTGTACGAATACAATCGTATGCCACAGGGGTTATGTAATAGTCCTGCAACCTTTATGAGGATGATGCTAAACATCTTTGGAGATCAGAACTTTCTTAGCCTGCTGTGTTACCTTGACGATGTCTTGGTCTATGCGCCCACTGAAGATCTGGCTTTACAGCGCCTGGAAATGGTTTTTGAGCGTCTCAAGGCTCACAACCTGAAGTTGGCGCCAAAAAAGTGTAACTTTCTGCAGAGGTCTGTGAAGTTTCTGGGGCATATCATTAGTGCGGATGGTGTAGCTACAGACCCTGAGAAGGTGAGGGCCATTACAGGAGTAACAGAAGCTGATCTAATGGAAGATGGCACTGACATTCCATCTCAGAAGAAATTGAGGTCATTCCTTGGGATGGTGGTGTATTATCAACAGTTCATTGAAGGTTGCTCGACCATTGCAAAGCCTCTCTTTGGATTGACTACTGGACACAAGGCTCCACGCTGGAAAAAGAAGCGACGCTCACCTGTCAGGAAGTTGACGGCTGCCGACTGGACAACAGAATGCAGACAGGCCTTATTCCAGCTAAAGCAAGCCTTACTGGACCAGGTTTTGTTGGCCCACCCCAACTTCGAAAAACCCTTTCTACTCTCGGTGGATGCGTCCAGCAATGGCTTAGGTGCTGTGCTGTCCCAGGTGCAGGAACAGGGAGCTACAGCGAGACCTATAGCCTTCGCGAGCAAGTCCCTCAGTTATGCGCAGTCGAGGTATCCTGCACACAGGCtcgagttctttgccatgaaatGGGCTATCTGTGACAAGTTCCAGCACTGGCTACGGGGACAGCAGTTCACGGTATGGACAGATAATAATCCCTTGACATACATTCTGACCAAAGCAAAGCTTGATGCTTGTGAACAGAGATGGGTCGCCAAGCTGGCACCGTACGAGTTTGACATCAAGTACATCCCTGGAAAAATAAATGTTGTTGCAgatgctttgagcagagagccCTTCGTACGACCCAGTGCACTCCATCGCCTGACAAGGGTCCCGTACGAGACCTTACTAGCTGAAGCCGACGCTGTGCGCACAGACAGAGTGCAAGATGTGTTTCGCTGGTCCAGCCACCCCTTTGACAAAGCCTCTGACTCCAACGAAGTGGTCATTAGCTGTCAGGCTACTGTTGACCCCCCATCTGGTGCTTTATCAAGACATGAAGTTGCAGCTGTTCTTCATTCACACAGGTGCTGGGGGGATGAAGTGGGCTCACATGCACTGCTGTTGCCACAGCTTCCACAGGCTGTTATGCCATCAGAGCAGACCGATGTCGATGTTCTGCCACACGACCTACTGATGAGTGAGCAGCGTGATGACAACGTGATCAGCAGAGTGATCTTctttgtggagagggggagaagaccaTCCCGGAGAGAGCGTTCCCATGAGACTGTTGAGGTTTTGTGTCTTCTCAGAAGTTGGGACAAGTTGACCATGAAGATGGGTGTACTGTATCGTGTTTCAAGGAATGTGGTTACAAAGAGGAAAACGTATCTGTATGTGGTTCCAGCCTCCATGAAAGCAATGGTGTTGAAGGGTGTCCATGATGAAGCTGGTCACCAGGGCCAACAGAGAACAGTCTACCTGACAAGACAGAGGTTCTTCTGGCATGGCCTGGAGAGGGAGGTAAAAGCATATGTGAAGTGCTGCAGGAGATGCGTCGTGAGCAAGACTCCTGAACCTGCTCTCAAGAGCTCCTCTTGAGAGCATAATAACAACTGAGCCTCTTGAACTAGTGTGCATAGACTTCTGGTCTGCAGAAGATTCTTCAAACAAGTCCTTGGATGTGCTCGTTGTTACTGACCACTTTACCAAATTGGCTCATGCCTTCTTGTGTCCGAACCAGTCTGCTAAGTCAGTAGCTCATCAGTTGTGGAACAACTATTTCTGTGTCTACGGGATGCCTCGCCGTATACATTCAGACCAGGGAGCCAACTTCGAGAGTGCTTTAATAGCCGAACTGTTGAGTGTTGCAGGTGTTCAGAAGTCTCACACCACGCCGTACCATCCGATGGGGAACGGGTCCTGCGAAAGGATGAATAGGACGTTGGGAAACATGATCCGGGCCCTGCCAACGAGAGCAAAGCACAGATGGCCTCAGGCGCTGAAGTCCCTCACGTTTGCGTACAATTGTACAATCCACGAGACCACAGGCTTTGCCCCTTTCCTGCTAATGTTTGGAAGGACGCCAAGACTGCCTGTTGACATAGTCTTTGGCTCTGTCATAGAGAACCCAGAAGTTGTCGACTATGACCAGTTTGTTCAGTCTTTGAGGAGAGATCTGAAAGAAGCCATGAATACAGCACAGGCATCTGCAGCGAAGCAGTTGAAGAGGCATGCTGACCTTTATGACAGAAGAGTCAGAGGAGCACCAGTGGAGATTGGTGATCGAGTGTTGCTGGCTAACAAGGGGGAGCGGGGAAAGCGGAAGCTCGCTGACCGttgggaggatactgtctaccttGTCACTGGGTTGAATGCTGACAGCCACACTTTTAAGATTCAGAACAGCTCCACTGGACGGGAGAAGACGGTACATCGCAACCTGATAATGCCAGTCAACTTCCTTCCTCTTCCCCATGCTGCCGTTGATGAGGGAACAGACATGTCTGGATTAACAGAGTCTGAGGGCATGAATGACAGCCTTATGGTCTCAGCTGCCATGGACACTGCAGTGGATGATGATGCTGAGTACAGAACGAGAGTGTGGGTGTCAGAATTGCCTTCTGAAGGAACAGGTGACACAAGCCTGGAGGGTGATGTGCGATCCTTGGATGCTCAGGATATTCCACCTTTGGATTCTGTGGAAGATATACTGCAGCTGGAAGGTCTGCCTCGGTCAGAGAGTCTTCAAGAATCTGACCGAGACCGTAACAGTGTAGTGAGTGAGCTAATTGACCAGTCTACTTACGATATCCGTACTGACCTACCAAACTCAGACCATTCCTTACCTGATCAGTTACAGACGGACTGTGTTGACAGTCCCATTATTGCAACAGTACACAACACTGTTACCCCTTATGCAGTTGAAGGTAGTCGGGGTCGTATTAGGTCAAGGGCAGGAAGACTATTTAAACCAGTGTCAAGACTGATTGAGATTATGAATCAGCAGACAGTTAGCTCTTGAAGGTTTAATATGTGAATAGAGGGTCAATGGTATTGGCATCTTTTATTTGTTTTGCTTTTACATCATTGTGACCATGATTAGAGGTTGCAAGATGGTAATGTGACGGATATGATCAACTCTCTTATGgtagtttattttattacttggatgttttaaagtcactgagTGTACTTAACATGTAACAGGCATGTTTACCTATGAGGGCTAAGGGGATTGATCAACCGCTTTTCACTCTAATTCTCAAGGAGAATAGTCTAATGACTGGAATATTTAGTGACTGATTTAAAGCAGGGTCTGCATCCTTGATATACACAGCTTTACCTTTTAGTTTCTCTATTAGGTAGTATAAAAAtatatcaatttttttttttcctCTGAGTTATTCTGTACATATGTTGAGTGTCTCTGTATCTGGTATGTTTGCACAGTgccgttttgtatttttttttattatttttctttGCAAGTGGAATTCAGTAGGGGGGAGTGTAACAGGGTtttattggtgattccccttgccactttattgttaagccaatgggtttttggttttagttttgtcttgccgtcacctactcaacatggcatcttattggctggtttgcgtagcttgcttacgagggaggatgtttcattagaatcgtcccagtgaacaagcaccaaaccagcggtaagttgttggttgcaaagcactgtacatcaaaagtgatttttatactcccaagtgatgatataagtgtacaatttatatacatttgtttgtaaatgttattcgaacatcacacataagatgcaatgttttttggagaatattggttgtgcattttggttgtaaagaattcccgccagtactagctagcaacttactgtgtctggtggggggggttcatatattttgtacagtgcgtgagtgcagagttggatggtgagccgtgcattgcatgacgtgcaattttgtgctgttcctaccaggtacattgttaaagaataaatctccatgactggtgctacaTGTTGGAATTCGTGTCGaggattgattgtacacaacgcaagaagagtactgttacataagctcatgaggcatgtgttatattcttcaagaatcaatggctataaataaataatttaaaagtcaaaatatggatgtagcaattgtcgatttcccctttaacaccaaacatcagttcaacaactgcagagtttgtgcctctgtttttaagacagtacttaccagtggtaatcacggcccggtttctcaaaaccatcttatggctaagttcatctttagaaccactggatgccttaaattgcgtttgggaaatcgggcccagatatccagtttcctcctcctcttcttccgatgAGACCGTAATCTCCCCATCCTCCGCTTTCACTTCAAAAACTGAATCCTCCTCATCTTTTACTGTaacaccctcctcctctttcactctgaacgcctcttctttcactgtaacgtcttcctcttctttcactgaaacgtctttatcttcttctttcagggtaacaacctcaccctctacttgtttttgtattgtaacatctttctcttcctcctcctctttgatgagagcttctttctccgtccaacagaccgtctcttcttcagcaggaagagagtaatttagtgaactcatggtcggagatgttagctagctaggctaatgctaacttaaccagtccgctagctgaataataacaacagcaccgtaaatatgaaatgaaataggataactaactaactagacgacagacgagggtttaaaacacagtggataatatacactaaagcgtctaaagagctttatgGGTTCGGCTACTttgtctagcaagctaccgaggtggctgaataactgttgctgctgctgaaagaagcgttccgtccactagattatacgtcacactaacagcattgcgttccgtccactagattatacgtcacccTAACAGCATTGCGTTAAAATCGCAcaccgccatctgctgactggagtgggtaacgctcagtctgaacctctgactgcgatggagatgtgcgactttaagacaatgacgctagtgtgacgtaaaatatatattataatgttcagacaaaaagttagtgtaggaagcatgagtttttactcaccagtgtaacaaTACAGTGTGGCTAAAGACTTAGTAACTTACTTGTGTTCACGATCTGGTTCCCTATACGCACAACCAGTTTTGTTTTTGAATTATCACATatgtattcattttttatttttatttatttatttcacctttatttaaccaggtaggcaagttgagaacacgttctcatttacaattgcgacctggccaagataaagcaaagcagttcgacacatacaacaacacatagttacacatggagtaaaacaaacatacagtcaataatacagtgaaaataagtctatatacaatatgagcaagtgaggtgagataagggaggtgaaggcaaacaagatatatatataaataaataaataaaaatatataaaaaggccatggtggcgaagtaaatacaatatagcaagtaaaaaaaataacactggaatggttggtttgttatttgttatttcgggattctgggtaatccacagcagatttatggagaattgctgtgggtgagttcaaaattgaatagtcccgggatagaaatatataaagttgacattacatcataaaatccaccttttaaatcatacattagcaatttatgttttagtaactactgttgttggtttggcgtcaaataagcctctctttatatgttatttgccaaatctcagttttccatgtgggttttatgctAAGGTTCCCTCTTTCAAATTGGTAAATGCATCTTCTTTAGGAGTGCTATTTTTACCCTGGCGACTACTGATCGTTCATTCAGACTGTGTGTCTCATCAATGCAGGTCATTTATGACAAATGTATAAAGTATATGTTTTATAAACTCATGAACTTCAGACAGTTTATTAGcccggttttgttagtttaggtgtATTATACTTCCTCGCCTGTAGAGGGGGACATTGAGTCATTTTTCAGgttaatttgatatattttgatACTAAAATGGATGACAGTTTATTCTGATGTAGTGAATATGAGACACATGGAAACAATTGATTCATTTATAATAGTAAATTAGGAATTAGTAGGAATGGTTAAATCCACTATACAATCACAATGACTTTGATAGACATTTCAATAGTTTTTTTGTTAGTATATTATAGGGCAGATTTATGTAGAATTGCTGTGGGAGTGCTATTTATATCCCGtcactactgatcattcatccagactgtgtgtgtcccatcattgcagctttggaaataaatgaactatccatccattgctccttcctgttttgactcactgacttgagagaccaggaaggtcacactagctcgataggttgatatctagctcaagcttcacctcatgcttttcattaactgtgtggttgtgttatctagtgggaacccGTTAGCACGGTGGGCTCTGGTGCCTTCTTGCCGTGGGCTCAAAATGACAGAGGAAATCAACCTGCTTGTTCCTTTTTGTATTGTCAACTTTTCGATGGGGATGTTATGTTTGATACCGGAGGTACGAGAACTTGAAAGCATTAAACTTCAAAGCAGTGTGCTGATgcctgtatcactttatcagcagcacgtgatcaatgacgtctGAAGATTCGTTTCAtcgaacaaccacctgattggtttggtttggttCGACACTGCAggcgactgactgatctacaaatcactatacatcataaataactactcattattatttaaGCAGTGTGTTACTTTATAAGCATTGATCAATGACTTCTGAAGGTTAATTTTCTCCCATCATTCTGTTTGTCTCTGATCTTTTGATCTGCAAAGACGTATAGGTTTTGTTAGTTTGGTTCTAAATGGTCTCggtgctggttggctacgctggttaggctaatagctacttggctaaatagctaacgttagctggttagctacgctggttaggctaatagctagttggctaaatagctaacgttagctggtcagctacgctggttaggctaatagctagttggctaaatagctaacgttagctggttggctacgctggttaggctaatagctagttggctaaatagttaacgttagctggttggctacgctagttaggctaatagctagttggctaaatagctaacgttagctggttggctacgctggttaggctaatagctagttggctaaatagctaacgttagctggcaggcttagataactgcatatagctaatgttagcttgctggcgtagataactgcatatagctaatgttagctggctggctaagataactgcgtaaactaacgttagctggctggctaagataactgcatatggctaacgttagctggttaagATAACTGcctatagctaatgttagctggctggcgtagataactgcatatagctaatgttagctggctggctaagataactgcgtaaagctaacgttagctggctggctcgctacttaatggggaaaccggttgaaagtttctgtcggctgaatgagcgacaccagttgagcattcctacagcatttccctccagaagccatgagaaagttgtccggctgcggggactgtgcggggggatttatactaaccttactatctgtacttactggtggcacagatgctgtttcatcctttcctacactgaaattacccttgcctaacgattgcgtctgaagctgggcttgcagcaaaGCTATCCTCGcagtaaggcgatcgttctcctgtatattatgagtacagcgactgcaattagaagacatcatgttaatgttactacttagcttcggctgttgaaggtgctgacgaaccatgtccagataaagcgtccggagtgaaaaagttgaatgagggaaaaaagttgtgatggaaaaactacaaaaataaaaggtaattaaaaagaaaaaaaaaacgtaaagttgtcagctagcaaattaaggttggcaacaaaacgcacagcaacacatcTGCAAATTCAAGAGGAAGTGTTGTAATTTGTATGTTTATAAAATATCAAATGAAATATATGTcaatagtgaagaggcgacttcgggatgctggcctcctaggcagagttcctctgtccagtgtctgttattttgcccatcttaatcttttctctttattggccagtctgagatatgtctttttctttgcatctCTTCCTAGAATGCcatcatcccggagtcgcctcttcaatgttgacattgagactggtgttttgcgggtactatttcatgaagctgccagtcatcctgacatgatcctccagcatgacaatgataccAGCCCTACTGcccgttctgtgcatgatttcctgcaagacaagattgtttgaatgtcagtgttctgccatggccagcgaagagcctgcatctcaatcccattgagcacaactgggacctgttggattggagggtgagggctagggccattccccccagaaatgtctaggaacttgcaggtgccttggtggaagagtggggtaacatctcacagcaagaactggcaaatctggtgcaatccatgaggaggagatgcactgcagtacttattgcagctggtggccacaccagatactgactgttacttttgatttggaccccctctttgttcagggacatattattccatttctgttagtcacatttctgttagtcacatgtctgaggatcttgttcagtttgtctcagttgttgaatcttgtgttcatacaaatatttacacatgttaagtttgctgaaaataaacgcagttggcagtgagaggacgtttctttttttgctgagtttatgtcctATAAttttgttggacaagtttgctTACCACCAAAAGAAGACAACTTCCATTTCAAAtaataatcaactacaatgcttctaTTTCACAtaataatcaactacaatgcttcaccttctacaatataaacatggtgtcgactggctgtcaacaattaaaaacaagaaaaaaacgttttttcccccacaagcttctagaactctcatcttcctaaaactcactagcttctagaactcttgtCCCCTTAGAACGAGtccaaacaaaactcatctctAATACAGAAAAACgtgtcaaaataaattgtgatccatgtAAATGCACTGGCTTAACGCAAAAGACAAATATTTTTGACTGCCaacccttgagacaatcagcaaccaagttgtccttaccatggacatgtctgatttcaagaggaaactcctgcaatatccgtagtaactttccacctcactgcagagcttctctctctcttctcagggTTCActtgataggcatgttgttggatcggtgcccagtccccaatgtcatgctatacaacatttgggttggcacatctgagaatgatCCCTGATATTATAAAAgcagggcaacaatgtcaatataattgtacccaaatattgtcagttggttgcataaataattatgattactaaatgttacatgaattgtaaatatgaaatatcaaATCCAAACGTACACCCCTTTGTTTATATGTATTGGCAATAATTAACTTaatggtgaggcatggaataataaaacatgtatcttttgtcaggctgaatgtttgaaatatgaggtgatttgagtcatgcttcttcagtagtgga harbors:
- the LOC129842749 gene encoding uncharacterized protein LOC129842749, which translates into the protein MPRRIHSDQGANFESALIAELLSVAGVQKSHTTPYHPMGNGSCERMNRTLGNMIRALPTRAKHRWPQALKSLTFAYNCTIHETTGFAPFLLMFGRTPRLPVDIVFGSVIENPEVVDYDQFVQSLRRDLKEAMNTAQASAAKQLKRHADLYDRRVRGAPVEIGDRVLLANKGERGKRKLADRWEDTVYLVTGLNADSHTFKIQNSSTGREKTVHRNLIMPVNFLPLPHAAVDEGTDMSGLTESEGMNDSLMVSAAMDTAVDDDAEYRTRVWVSELPSEGTGDTSLEGDVRSLDAQDIPPLDSVEDILQLEGLPRSESLQESDRDRNSVVSELIDQSTYDIRTDLPNSDHSLPDQLQTDCVDSPIIATVHNTVTPYAVEGSRGRIRSRAGRLFKPVSRLIEIMNQQTVSS